The Palleronia sp. THAF1 genome contains the following window.
GAGAGGAAGGGATTCGAACCCTCGAGACGGTTTCCCGCCTACACACTTTCCAGGCGTGCGCCTTCGACCACTCGGCCACCTCTCCGCCGGCGGGTCTAGCCGTTAGCGGTGGGGGAGTTCAAGCGGTGTAGACTAGAAATCGTGCGACAAAATATGGCGCGGCGCGAGGTTCCGGACGTTTAGGCGAGACCTTCCGGACAGCCGCCCTACCTGGTCGCAGAAGACGGTGGCCATGCGGTCTACTCGTCATTGCATCGACACGGCATACTCGTACCAGACAAGCTGGATTCTCTGTTCCGTAGGTGAGCCCGCGTTTCGAATAACAGGGCACAGCAGTCCCTCAGTGACCGTATCCCACGAGAGATCAAAATTCGGCTCATACCCAAAGAGCCAGATGCGGGTGGGCGTCTGCCTCTGAGCTAGCTGGATCCGGGGGTAAATGGTGGGAAGCCCTTCCGCCGCCGCTACTGCCGATCGGTGAGATCGGCTTTGATCAAGGTTGGCGCAGAAATGCCTAGGCAAATCGCCGCGAGACGAACCGCTAGGGTCAGGACCCATAGCCAAAAGATGACGGTTGCTGCGAGGGCGATGGCTGAGAGGAAGACCGTGCGGCTTCTGTCGCAGCGGGTGGCGACGCGCCGCCAGTCTTTCAGACGACCGAACATGATCTCGCATCGCCGCCCGGCAGGGTTTTGCGAAGCAAAATTCCGAGAGGGGCGGCTGCGCTTTCGGTAGCGGCGCTGGTCCGTTGCCCGGCAGGGTCTTGCAAAGCAAGATCCCGAGAGGGGTATTTGACCGGGGTGTCGCGTGACCTCCGACTAGGGATGCAGGGCGTTATCTTCTTGTTGATAAGGCCTTCGCGGAACCAGTCCGCGTCGTAGCCCCGATCTCCCAAGAGCCAGTCGGCGTTGGGAAGGCTCCCCAGCAGCGCCCTTGCTCCGGTCTAGTCGCTGACCTGTCCCGCCGTCACGAAGAACCGAATGGGCCGCCCACCTGCGTCGGTAACAGCATGCAGTTTGGTGTTCCGTCCTCGGGCGAAACTGTCCCCGGACAGTTTCTTCACCCCTCGAACCCCTTCGTGCGGCCGATCAGGCGTCCACGCCCCCCTTTTTCGACCAAAGGCTTGAGGCCGTGCGGTGCGCCTTGAGATACGTCGCGTCCACTGCCGGCAGTGGTCTGTAAAGCAAACCACGAGAGGGATGGAGATCGTCTTGTTGTCGGAGGCTTCCGCCGCCAGACCCGCCATTATCCGCGCGAACACGCCCATATCGCTCCACCGCTTCCAGCGGTTGTAGAAGGTCTTGTGCGGACCGTATTCCTCCGGGGCGTCCCTCCACCGCAAGCCATTCCGATTGATTAAGATAATCCCGCTCAGGACTCGCCGATCATCAACGCGGGGCACGCCATGGCTCTTGGGAAAGTAAGGCCGCAGCCGCTCCATCTGAGCCTCGCTCAGCCAGTATAGATCGCTCATCTCGCCCCTTTTCGTTCAGGGGCGGTGAATCACGCACGCCGCAGAGCCTCAAGCAGATCACTGGGTCCTGAACCTAAGAAGGAGCAGACGACATGAGGAAAAGCCGTTTCACCGAGGCCCAGATTATCGGGATGATCAAAGAGCAGGGTGAGGCGTGAGCCGCTACCGGTTCGAGGGCCACGCCGAACGGCTTGCCGACGTCCGAGCTTTGTCGGAAGCACGAGTTGAGCCCCGCGACGTTCTACAAGCTCAAGGCCAAGTATGGCGGGATGGACTTGTCGGACGCCAAGCGACTGAAGCAGATCGAGGACGAGAACGCGAAGTTGAAGCGGCTGCCGGCGGATGCGATGCTGGACAACGTGGTTCTGAAGGATCTTTTGGGAAAGCCCTGACGACACCGATGGTGCGGCGGGACGCGGTGCTGCGGGCGATGAACGATCATCCGATCTCTCAACGTCGCGCCTGTGTCCTGATCGGTGGCGACCCGAAGACGGCGCGGCGTGAACGACCGCCCGACAACCCGGAAATCCGTGAGGAGATGCACAAGATCGCCGAGAAGCGCCGTCGCTTCGGCTACCGGCGCGTGGGTATCATGCTAGAGCGCAAGGGCATGATCATGAACGAGAAGAAGCTCTACCGCATCCACCGGGAAGAGGCCCTGTCGGTGCGCCGACGCCGTGGCCGCAAACGCGCGCGGGGCAGCCGAACCCCGATGCCGGTGCCATTGCCCCCGAACCAGCGGTGGTCCTTGGACTTCCTGTCCGACACGTTCGGGGCCTGCCGGAAATTCGCTCGCCATTGTTCTTGAACCAATGGCGCACAATGGCTCGCCCTGGCAGCCAACGACGACTGCTGCCGCGAGAACCTTGCCCTGATTGCCGATACCAGCATCTCGGGGGCCAGAGTGGCGCGGGAACTCGATGCGCTGGTCAGGATCTACGGCAAACCGGCTTGCATCGTCTCTGACACTGGCACCGAGTTCACCAGCAAGGCCATCCTGAAGTGGGCGAACGACAACAGGGTCGAGTGGCATTACATCGATCCCGGCAAGCCGCAGCAGAATGGCTACATCGAGTCCTTCAACGGCAGCCTGCGGGATGAATGCCTGAGCGAAGAGATCTTCGACAGCCTGGCTGATACCCGCCGCAAGCTGGCCCTGTGGCGCTACGACTACAACAACGTCAGGCCGCATTCCTCGCTGGGCAACAAAACTCCCGCAGAAGCGCGCCGAGCGCTTGAGCAATCTGAGGGCTCCGCGCCCGGCGCGCGTGGCCACCCGAAACCGACGAATATCAAACCCAAGGACCCTCGTTATGAACGAGGGACGACCGGGGGCAGGTCAGACCGATCATCTCCTATGTCCGGAATGTCTCACCCCCCCCACAGACGAAAGCAGGCTAATCGAGATGCACGTAGACGCGGCGGTTGCGGGCGCCCTTCTTCTCTACCTTTCCGATGCGCAGCGGCCCGATCTCGCCCGTGCGAGCGACGTGGGTGCCGCCGCAGGGCTGCAGATCGACCTGCGCCTCGCCCTGCCCGATCCGCACCAGTCGCACGCGGCCCGCGCCGCGGGGCGGTTGGACGGACATGGTCTTCACAAGGCCCGGATTGGCGTCCAGTTCGGTCTCATCGATCCAGTCGGTGGTGACCGGCAGATCGCGCGTCACCAGGTCGTTCAGCGCGTCCTGCAGCGCCTGCTTGTCTTCGGGTGCATCCGGCATGTCGAAATCCAGACGGCCCTTGGCCTCTGCAATCTGACCACCAGACACGGGCAGAGGGATGACGACTGACAGCAGATGCAGCGCAGTGTGTACACGCATGTGCCCCCAACGGCGATCCCAATCCAGAACCTGCCTGACCTCCACCCCGACCGTTGGCAGTTCGCCGTTACCCATCAAGCGAATGGCGCCGCCATCGCCCTTTACGGCTTCGGTCACGGTAAAGAAGCCGCCGTCCCATTCCAGCCTGCCGCTATCGCCCGGCTGACCGCCGCCAGTGGCGTAGAACAGGCTGCGGTCCAGAACGACCACGCCGTCCTCGACAGACGCGACCACGCCCTCCGCGTCACGCGCGTAGGCATCGGCCAGAAAGAGCGGCTCAGTCATCCGCGAAGACGACCGGCAAGCCCTTTGACGACGTGTCCTCTAGCCAGTCCGGGAACGGCAGGCCTTTTTCCTTCAGGAATTCAGGGTTATAGACTTTGGACTGATAGCGCGTGCCGTAGTCGCACAGGATCGTCACGATGGTGTGGCCGGGGCCAAGATCTTTTGCCAAGCGCATCGCGCCCGCCACGTTGACGCCGGTCGAGCCGCCCATGCACAGACCTTCGTCCTGCAGAAGATCAAAGACGATGGGCAGTGCCTCGGCGTCCGGGATGCGGTAGCAGAAATCGGGGGTAAAGCCTTCAAGGTTCGCCGTGATGCGCCCCTGCCCGATCCCCTCAGAGATCGAGTCGCCCGTATTCTCTTCGCCGGTGTAGATCTTGAACAGGCCGGCACCCTCTGGGTCCGCCAAGCCGATCTTCACGCCCTTCGGCTGCAGCACCTCGGCCACGCCCGCGAGCGTTCCGCCAGAGCCGACGGCGCAGATGAAGCCGTCGACCTTGCCGTCGGTCTGCTCCCAGATCTCGGGCCCTGTGCCCTCGATATGAGCCTGCCGGTTGGCGACGTTGTCGAACTGGTTGGCCCAGATCGCGCCCTCGGGGATGCTCTGCGCCAATTCCTCGGCCAAACGGCCCGAGTACTTCACGTAGTTGTTCGGGTTTTTGTAAGGAACCGCAGGCACCTCAACCAAGGTGGCCCCGGCCAGCCGCAGCATGTCCTTCTTTTCCTGGCTCTGCGTCTCGGGGATAACAATCACGGACTTGAAGCCCATGGACGCGCCCACAAGCGACAGGCCGATGCCCGTATTGCCCGCCGTGCCTTCGACGATGGTACCGCCGGGCTTCAGCAGTCCCTTTTCGACAGCATCGCGGATGATGAACAGCGCCGCCCGGTCCTTTACGGACTGGCCAGGGTTCATGAACTCGGCTTTGCCCAGAATTTCGCAGCCCGTGGCCTCCGAAGGGCCCTTCAGGCGGATCAGGGGCGTGTTGCCGACCGCTGCGGCCAGGTCGCTATGGATGGGGGTCATGTCCGCTCTCCTGAGACTATCCGTCAGCCTCAGGTAGGACGCAGCGCGCCAGACCTCAAGCGAAGACGCCCCGCTCACGCGCTCGGTCGAGCCACAGAAGGGATAAAAGCAGCGGTCCGGTGGCTGCCTCGCCCGTGTCGATCAGCGCCATGGCCGCATCGAAAGACAGAATGTGGCTTCGGATATCTTCCTGCTCGGTGTCGAGCCCGGCGACCCCGGTGGCCTCGTCCGGCAGGTCGGCGACACCGACATAGCTGACCAGATGCTCCGACAGAACACCGGGGCTGGGGTAGTAGGCGCCGATGCGGTGCAGCGCGCCAATGGTGATGCGCGCTTCCTCCTGCGCCTCTCGCCGGGCAGAGGTTTCCGCGTCTTCGCCGGGGTCTATCCGGCCCGCGATGGGTTCCAAATGCCACGGGTGCGGGTCGCCGCGCAGCCAAGGACCGTAGCGGAACTGTTCCACCAGCAAGACACGGTCGCGCGCCGGATCATAGGGCAGAACGGTGACCGCATCGCCGGTTCGAAAGCCCGCGCGGGTCATGGGCGCGCTGATGCCACCGTTGAACAGCGCGTGGGTCAGGGTCGTCTCGCCGACCTCGAAGAAGTGTTGATAGGGAACGGTATGCTTCTGGATCACCACATCCGCAGCCGCTGAATCGTGGCGCAGGGTCGTGGGGGCAGGAGACTGCGCTGCCCGTTCGGCCGAATGCGCCCGGATGCGGATCTGTGGCATTCGGAACTGCAGGTTCTCGATGCTGACCGTCCCGAAAAGCGCCATCGCCTCGCCCGCCGCGCGGCGGGTGAAGGGCGCATGAGTGGTCTGCCATTTCACCAGAGACCACGCCTGCCCACTGCCTGCACCACCCGGAGCGCGGTAGACTTGGGCGTTGGTCGTTTGCCCTTGGCGCTCGATCTGCATGACTTCGGCGACGTAGCCGAACGCCGCCTCGTAAAATGCGGCACGTTCCAGCGCGTTATCGTTCAGATTCAGCAGCAGGCCGTCGGCAACGCCGCCCGGCCGTGCAACAAGGATCGGCCAGTCGCCCCCATCCGCACGCTCTACCACGAAATCCGTAAGCTGCGCGGGCTGGCCTGCAACGGCCTGCCCCATGACGGTCGCGCGCAGATCGTCGTCAAGCAGCGTGCCGAAGATGAACAGCGCGGTCATTCGCCGGGGCGGCGTTCTGCGAAGGGCTCGGACGCCAAACCACCGATGACACCCCCGACGGCAAGAACCACCGGAACCAACGGCTGTGACACCACGATGGCGCCGTATTCGATAGCGATCGAGATCGCGGCGAGGATCGCCTCGATCGCGTCGTCATAAGCCAATCGCAACGTGCGCTTCATCATCTGCGCCACCGCCCAAACCAGCAGCGACAGGACCGTCAGGCTGATCGCGCTGGTCAGGCCGACGCCTATGGCTGTGACATAGCCCGCGCCTGATTTTGCGCCGCAGATCGTCCAGCCGATGAAGATGCCGATCAAGACGTTCACAGGCACGAAATAGTCCGGCACGCGCATCACATCGGACGGCAACGCCGCTGCCACCATGCCGGACGCGATGAAAGCCACGGCGCCGAAGACCAGTGCGGCGACCAGTTTCGACAGCGTCGGCATCAGGCGGGCCGCGTCACGGTGATCTGCGTCACGTCGCAGTTTTCACTGGCGAAAGTCGCGGCGCAGGCCGTCAGGTAGAAGTTCCACATACGCCGAAACCGCTCGTCGAAGCCCAGCGCCGAGACCTCGTCCCAGCGTGCGTTGAATGTGTCGTGCCAACGCCGCAGCGTCTGGCTGTAGCTTTCTCCAAACTCGATAGACCGCACGATGCCAAGCCGTGCGCGCGCGATTTCGGACTTCAAGGCAGAGGGGCTGGGCAGCATGCCGCCCGGAAAGATGTATTTCTGGATAAAATCGGGCGCGCGTTTGTAGACCTTCCACCGACGGTCCTGAACGGTAATGATCTGCAAGGTGGCGTTGGCACCGGGTTTCAGCCGGTCGCGCAGGGTGTCGAAGTAAACGGGCCAGTATTTCTCGCCTACCGCCTCGAACATCTCGATGGACGCGATGC
Protein-coding sequences here:
- a CDS encoding IS5 family transposase; this encodes MSDLYWLSEAQMERLRPYFPKSHGVPRVDDRRVLSGIILINRNGLRWRDAPEEYGPHKTFYNRWKRWSDMGVFARIMAGLAAEASDNKTISIPLVVCFTDHCRQWTRRISRRTARPQAFGRKRGAWTPDRPHEGVRGVKKLSGDSFARGRNTKLHAVTDAGGRPIRFFVTAGQVSD
- a CDS encoding alanyl-tRNA editing protein, which produces MTEPLFLADAYARDAEGVVASVEDGVVVLDRSLFYATGGGQPGDSGRLEWDGGFFTVTEAVKGDGGAIRLMGNGELPTVGVEVRQVLDWDRRWGHMRVHTALHLLSVVIPLPVSGGQIAEAKGRLDFDMPDAPEDKQALQDALNDLVTRDLPVTTDWIDETELDANPGLVKTMSVQPPRGAGRVRLVRIGQGEAQVDLQPCGGTHVARTGEIGPLRIGKVEKKGARNRRVYVHLD
- a CDS encoding cysteine synthase A; amino-acid sequence: MTPIHSDLAAAVGNTPLIRLKGPSEATGCEILGKAEFMNPGQSVKDRAALFIIRDAVEKGLLKPGGTIVEGTAGNTGIGLSLVGASMGFKSVIVIPETQSQEKKDMLRLAGATLVEVPAVPYKNPNNYVKYSGRLAEELAQSIPEGAIWANQFDNVANRQAHIEGTGPEIWEQTDGKVDGFICAVGSGGTLAGVAEVLQPKGVKIGLADPEGAGLFKIYTGEENTGDSISEGIGQGRITANLEGFTPDFCYRIPDAEALPIVFDLLQDEGLCMGGSTGVNVAGAMRLAKDLGPGHTIVTILCDYGTRYQSKVYNPEFLKEKGLPFPDWLEDTSSKGLPVVFADD
- a CDS encoding NUDIX domain-containing protein — encoded protein: MTALFIFGTLLDDDLRATVMGQAVAGQPAQLTDFVVERADGGDWPILVARPGGVADGLLLNLNDNALERAAFYEAAFGYVAEVMQIERQGQTTNAQVYRAPGGAGSGQAWSLVKWQTTHAPFTRRAAGEAMALFGTVSIENLQFRMPQIRIRAHSAERAAQSPAPTTLRHDSAAADVVIQKHTVPYQHFFEVGETTLTHALFNGGISAPMTRAGFRTGDAVTVLPYDPARDRVLLVEQFRYGPWLRGDPHPWHLEPIAGRIDPGEDAETSARREAQEEARITIGALHRIGAYYPSPGVLSEHLVSYVGVADLPDEATGVAGLDTEQEDIRSHILSFDAAMALIDTGEAATGPLLLSLLWLDRARERGVFA
- a CDS encoding TrgA family protein → MPTLSKLVAALVFGAVAFIASGMVAAALPSDVMRVPDYFVPVNVLIGIFIGWTICGAKSGAGYVTAIGVGLTSAISLTVLSLLVWAVAQMMKRTLRLAYDDAIEAILAAISIAIEYGAIVVSQPLVPVVLAVGGVIGGLASEPFAERRPGE